One window from the genome of Opitutales bacterium encodes:
- a CDS encoding efflux transporter outer membrane subunit: MNFAAPGEFNELEVADGWLVSLGAEGLDALVTEALENSPSLGATAASLDAALASAKIAGARLFPAISADFNGRRSLNNTSAGSNIYSTNTGLSAGVSWEIDLWGRVKNNRDASTYDYQASEADFIGARLSLVATVARLWVENVAAREQLALAERTLEAFEENEAVIEGRFERGLSNALDLQLIRTTTEGARGTVSVRKEQFASARRSLELSLGRYPSGELAIDAMFPDVVEQIPVGLPAALLERRPDLLAAEARMDAQGQRALAANKNRLPTLSLSGSIGRSGSDIDNLGDPDFGVWSIFGGLAAPIFNFGHLEAEQIRGQAQYRQAALGYVSTALRAFNEVEGFLAGEVYLDERLTAAIAAEQAAVEAERISWERYRSGLVDIVTVLDSQRRADNARRDVISLRAQKLQNRIDLHTALGGDFE; the protein is encoded by the coding sequence GTGAACTTTGCTGCTCCAGGGGAATTCAATGAGTTGGAGGTGGCCGATGGCTGGTTAGTGAGTTTAGGAGCTGAGGGCTTGGATGCTTTGGTGACTGAAGCCCTAGAAAACAGTCCATCACTGGGCGCTACCGCAGCCAGTTTAGATGCTGCTTTAGCATCCGCCAAAATTGCAGGCGCTCGACTCTTTCCTGCGATTTCTGCTGATTTTAATGGCCGCCGTAGCCTGAATAACACCTCGGCAGGAAGTAACATTTACTCAACTAATACTGGACTGTCAGCAGGAGTGAGTTGGGAAATTGATTTGTGGGGGCGCGTAAAAAACAATCGCGACGCAAGCACATATGATTACCAGGCCTCGGAAGCAGATTTTATAGGGGCACGCCTTTCATTAGTGGCTACAGTTGCGCGGCTCTGGGTCGAGAATGTCGCAGCCCGCGAGCAGCTGGCTTTGGCTGAGCGCACGCTGGAAGCATTTGAGGAGAATGAGGCTGTCATCGAGGGGCGTTTCGAACGGGGACTGAGCAATGCGTTGGATTTACAGCTCATACGGACAACGACTGAGGGAGCACGCGGCACCGTTTCGGTTCGAAAAGAACAGTTCGCGTCAGCGCGAAGGAGCCTGGAACTGAGTCTAGGGCGTTATCCTTCAGGTGAGCTGGCGATTGATGCTATGTTCCCTGATGTCGTAGAGCAGATTCCCGTAGGACTGCCTGCTGCGTTGTTAGAACGTCGCCCAGATTTGTTGGCAGCGGAGGCGCGCATGGATGCCCAAGGGCAGCGTGCGCTTGCAGCTAATAAGAACCGTTTGCCCACGTTGTCGCTGTCCGGATCGATTGGGCGGAGTGGGAGTGATATCGATAATTTAGGTGATCCCGATTTCGGGGTTTGGAGTATTTTTGGTGGGCTAGCTGCACCGATTTTTAATTTTGGTCATCTCGAGGCGGAACAGATTCGTGGTCAGGCTCAATACCGCCAAGCTGCTTTGGGTTATGTGAGTACAGCCTTGCGCGCTTTCAATGAAGTAGAGGGCTTTTTGGCAGGTGAGGTCTATCTTGATGAGCGTCTCACTGCAGCGATTGCGGCTGAGCAGGCAGCGGTGGAGGCCGAGCGCATTTCTTGGGAGCGCTACCGGAGTGGGTTGGTAGATATCGTGACTGTCCTCGATTCTCAGCGTCGCGCAGACAACGCGCGTCGCGATGTGATCTCGCTACGCGCCCAAAAACTGCAAAACCGGATCGATCTACACACCGCTTTGGGTGGAGATTTCGAATAG
- the menD gene encoding 2-succinyl-5-enolpyruvyl-6-hydroxy-3-cyclohexene-1-carboxylic-acid synthase gives MNDKDISQLLDRAEFLANTNSLWGAAFVLRLQRLGVTRFVVSPGSRNTPLVFALAELPGHAVQVVVDERSAGFVALGWSKASGKAPVALVCTSGSALGHYLPALIEARYSHTPLVVISADRPPELQECHAGQTVDQAEIFGHYVGGFYAAPLPDFSNWDAMQTLLDSAAQFWSGDRALASVHINQPFRDPLTPGVPDGSDTFLLKDLLDLRSFLCEVPTVASEVQVSELSDSHHASLLIIIGPQELSWTHFSRAQSALKRLAKMDGVVIASDGVSSVRFSGIPSVAAYDLVLRQKDMLDALRPERIWLIGDLPTSKPLRAAVAHWNAPVVSFQADDDQRHAGIDLPWTVAPIKSLEHAIEGIDVSDTEFKSRWMEAEQFQQGAIQNAVAECVNLDCLREWQLPRLLVPRAPEGTRFLIASSMPVRDWEAFAPSGEFSIDVFSNRGANGIDGLISTAAGMALEDPERPVWLIIGDVATQHDLGGLATLAALPGTVTIWLINNGGGRIFDFLPISGVSFDFERFYHTPPQLNFAGLAEGVGLGYKQVKNVSDIKRIAESSEQKCLVEILVDSESDQAARRALTEPGN, from the coding sequence GTGAACGACAAAGACATTTCCCAGCTTCTCGATCGTGCCGAGTTCCTTGCAAATACCAATTCTCTGTGGGGGGCGGCCTTCGTGTTGCGATTGCAACGTCTGGGCGTGACGCGTTTTGTGGTATCTCCTGGCTCGCGGAACACACCGCTTGTTTTTGCGCTGGCCGAGTTGCCAGGTCATGCGGTCCAAGTGGTGGTGGATGAGCGTTCTGCGGGGTTCGTTGCTCTAGGTTGGTCGAAGGCATCGGGAAAGGCACCGGTGGCGCTCGTGTGCACTTCGGGCTCAGCTTTGGGCCACTATTTGCCTGCTTTGATCGAAGCCCGTTATTCGCATACACCGCTAGTAGTCATTTCAGCTGACCGTCCTCCCGAGCTACAGGAGTGTCATGCCGGACAGACCGTAGACCAAGCGGAGATTTTTGGACACTATGTCGGAGGGTTTTATGCTGCGCCGTTGCCGGATTTTTCGAATTGGGATGCGATGCAAACCCTTCTCGATTCAGCGGCTCAGTTTTGGAGTGGGGATAGGGCATTGGCTTCAGTCCATATTAACCAACCCTTCCGCGATCCGTTGACTCCGGGTGTTCCGGATGGAAGTGATACGTTTTTACTCAAGGATTTGTTAGATTTACGCTCATTTCTGTGTGAAGTGCCGACTGTCGCATCTGAAGTTCAGGTGTCGGAACTGAGTGATTCTCATCACGCATCATTGCTGATAATTATCGGGCCTCAGGAGCTATCCTGGACCCATTTTTCACGGGCTCAGTCTGCGCTCAAACGTTTGGCGAAAATGGATGGTGTGGTTATTGCATCCGATGGTGTGTCTTCAGTTCGATTTTCTGGAATCCCCTCAGTAGCCGCCTACGATTTAGTACTCAGGCAGAAGGATATGCTGGATGCGCTGCGGCCCGAGCGAATCTGGTTGATTGGTGATCTGCCGACCTCAAAACCCTTGCGCGCTGCAGTGGCCCACTGGAATGCTCCAGTAGTCAGTTTTCAGGCGGATGATGATCAGCGTCACGCGGGAATTGATCTGCCATGGACGGTTGCTCCTATCAAGAGCCTGGAGCATGCAATAGAAGGGATAGATGTAAGCGACACTGAATTTAAATCGCGATGGATGGAAGCAGAGCAGTTCCAGCAAGGCGCTATTCAGAATGCTGTAGCTGAGTGCGTGAATTTGGATTGCTTGCGAGAATGGCAATTGCCCCGCCTATTGGTGCCGCGTGCGCCTGAGGGAACACGCTTCTTAATCGCCAGCAGCATGCCGGTGCGCGATTGGGAGGCATTTGCTCCATCAGGTGAATTTTCCATAGATGTATTCTCCAATCGCGGTGCGAATGGGATCGATGGGCTGATTTCGACCGCTGCAGGTATGGCCTTGGAAGACCCGGAGAGGCCCGTTTGGTTGATTATCGGGGACGTCGCCACTCAGCATGATTTAGGCGGATTAGCGACTTTGGCAGCCCTGCCTGGGACTGTCACGATTTGGCTGATCAACAATGGCGGAGGCCGGATTTTCGATTTCTTACCGATCTCTGGTGTGTCTTTTGATTTTGAGCGCTTCTATCACACGCCTCCACAGTTGAATTTCGCCGGTCTGGCTGAGGGAGTGGGTCTAGGCTACAAGCAGGTTAAAAACGTGAGTGATATCAAGCGCATCGCCGAATCATCGGAGCAGAAGTGCTTAGTTGAGATTTTGGTCGATTCCGAAAGTGATCAGGCCGCACGGCGCGCATTGACGGAACCAGGTAATTGA
- the menB gene encoding 1,4-dihydroxy-2-naphthoyl-CoA synthase, translating to MSTITWERVGDFEDIIYEKAEGIAKVTINRPHRRNAFTPDTVMEMYQAFTDAREDTSVGVVLLTGAGPHTDGKYAFCSGGDQKIRGDKKGGYIGKDGVPRLNVLDLQRLIRSMPKVVIALVAGYAIGGGHVLHVICDLTIAADNAVFGQTGPRVGSFDGGFGSSYLARIVGQKKAREIWYLCRQYDAQQALDMGLVNTVVPVEQLEAEGVQWAREILEKSPLAIRCLKSAFNADVDGQAGLQELSGNATLLYYLTEEGNEGKNAYVQKRKPEFNKYPWLP from the coding sequence ATGAGTACAATCACTTGGGAGCGCGTTGGCGATTTTGAAGACATTATTTATGAGAAGGCCGAGGGCATTGCCAAGGTGACGATCAACCGTCCCCACCGGCGCAATGCCTTTACCCCCGATACGGTCATGGAGATGTATCAGGCGTTTACCGATGCCCGTGAAGATACGTCGGTCGGTGTTGTTTTATTGACAGGTGCTGGCCCACATACCGATGGGAAATACGCCTTCTGCTCGGGCGGCGATCAGAAGATTCGTGGTGACAAGAAGGGCGGCTACATCGGCAAGGACGGCGTGCCGCGACTCAATGTTCTCGATCTGCAGCGCCTCATCCGGAGTATGCCGAAAGTAGTGATCGCTCTCGTGGCAGGATATGCCATTGGTGGCGGACATGTGCTGCATGTAATCTGCGACCTTACTATTGCGGCCGATAACGCGGTTTTTGGCCAAACTGGACCGCGTGTAGGCTCGTTCGACGGTGGCTTTGGGTCGAGTTATTTGGCGCGTATCGTGGGGCAGAAAAAAGCGCGAGAGATCTGGTATCTCTGTCGCCAATACGATGCGCAACAAGCGCTCGATATGGGACTCGTTAATACCGTTGTTCCCGTCGAGCAGCTTGAAGCAGAGGGGGTGCAATGGGCACGAGAGATCCTCGAGAAAAGTCCCTTGGCTATCCGCTGTCTCAAGAGTGCCTTTAATGCCGACGTCGATGGCCAGGCAGGCCTTCAAGAGCTATCGGGAAATGCCACCTTGCTCTACTATCTCACGGAGGAAGGTAATGAGGGTAAAAACGCCTATGTCCAGAAGCGAAAGCCCGAGTTCAATAAGTATCCCTGGCTGCCTTGA
- a CDS encoding MYG1 family protein: MRDITAILTHPGGAHKDDFLACSILIAQSPVEILRREPTPDALDDPKIAVVDIGHRHDPETLCFDHHQLDPKEHLTCALSLVLDYLGIYSSARRYCDWLETAEWFDCRGPNKTADWLGTDRDILARLSSPIDVTLLRRFAASEIHHRGEPVWEIMRMIGTDLLDYIETMDQKVAALAPIIEAWPMEHPEYPDHQVVFIPRQQPSVDDPAQGISFVLQDLGIEKKVAVIISPDSRGAGYGLKRFDDHPACDFRQIEDQDDVTFAHKGGFIAKTTATDVERLKKLIKIART, from the coding sequence ATGCGCGATATAACTGCTATCCTGACCCATCCAGGCGGAGCCCACAAAGACGATTTCCTAGCCTGCTCGATTTTGATCGCACAGTCACCAGTCGAAATTCTGCGGCGCGAGCCCACTCCTGACGCGTTGGACGATCCAAAAATCGCGGTCGTAGACATCGGCCATCGGCATGATCCAGAAACCTTGTGTTTTGATCATCATCAACTAGACCCCAAAGAACACCTCACTTGCGCCCTATCCCTCGTACTCGATTACCTGGGTATCTATAGCTCAGCGCGGCGCTATTGTGATTGGTTAGAGACGGCAGAGTGGTTCGACTGCCGGGGACCCAACAAAACCGCAGACTGGCTCGGCACCGACCGTGACATTCTAGCCAGGCTTAGCTCGCCCATAGACGTTACCCTGCTCCGTCGTTTTGCAGCATCCGAAATCCATCACCGCGGTGAACCCGTTTGGGAGATCATGCGCATGATAGGGACCGACCTCTTGGATTATATTGAAACTATGGATCAAAAGGTCGCTGCCTTGGCGCCGATTATCGAAGCCTGGCCCATGGAGCATCCAGAATATCCAGACCATCAGGTCGTCTTTATCCCCCGCCAACAACCTTCCGTAGATGATCCAGCCCAGGGCATTTCCTTTGTCCTCCAAGATCTCGGCATAGAGAAAAAAGTCGCCGTCATCATCTCCCCAGACAGCCGCGGTGCAGGCTATGGCCTCAAACGTTTTGATGATCACCCCGCCTGCGATTTTCGCCAAATCGAAGATCAAGATGATGTCACCTTCGCGCACAAAGGCGGATTCATAGCCAAGACGACGGCGACTGATGTAGAGCGCCTCAAAAAACTGATAAAAATCGCGAGGACGTAG